The Gloeocapsa sp. DLM2.Bin57 genome includes the window CTAGTTGGGAGTTCGTAGAGACAACTTTTTTGACTACTTGAACCCGCGTTGAGTACTAATACTTTCATAATAATTAGACAGAATGTTTTAACTTAACCAGGCGATCGGAGTAACTACGCATGAGTTCTATAGCAAACATAGGGGTCTCTTGAACCAAGAAGAGAAAGGTAATTTTATCAAGAGTAAAGATTTTACAATCTGTTTTTGCTCTGGTAGTTGATTCTCGCTTATTATCGGGTCGTACTATTGCACCGACACCAAACACATCTCCTGGTTGAATTACCTCAATAACTTTATCGTTGACTATTACTTCTACTTCACCTTCAACTAGACCATACATTAGTTCTGCTATCTCTCCTTCAGCGAAAATAATCTCACCTGCGGGTATGGTTTTTTTCTCAACTGTGTCAACGAATGATTTAATAACTTGAGTTGGTGTTAACATATTTCTTCTTTTGTTTGATAAGTAATAGGTTACAAGAGTTTTTTACTCCTGCAACCATGTATTTTTAGACTTTTTTTGCGCTTAATTCAGCGATCATCCCTTCTGTATGTAGGATTGTATCAGCGATAGAGAGGGCATCACCTAATACGCTAAAAGAGGCTATTTTATCGTTAACCTCTTGTAGTTTAGAGTGTAATTGACTTATTTTAGCTTCCTCGGTGACTTCATCTAGTTGGCTGATAATCTCCCCTTTGGCAATAGAGTAATAGGATTTGAGATCTTGAAAATAAGCTCGCATCTCTGTAACTAGACTAATCACAGGACGTTCTGTAAAAGCGAATTCAGGTTTTTTATTCTCCATGGGAGTTAATTTTTAGCGATTGTCATAAACAATCAATTTTAACCGAAATTAGTTAGGTTAGAGTCAGAATAACAAGACAAGAGGGAATAGGGAGGGGTGTAGGGAGAAGGGAGAAGGGAGAAGGGAGACGGGGAGACGGGGAGATGGGGAGATGGGGATACCCTAGTATGTTATATAGAAACAATAACACTGTTCCACCGTTCCACCGTTCCACCTAGAGAATTAGTGACCGTTTTTCTCTACGCTTAAACCTGCGTTTGCTTGGATATATTCTGATATCTCAATAGGGAGAGGTTGAACGTGCCAAATGTCGTTACAATAGTCACGAATAGAGCGATCAGAGGAGAATTTACCCATACGAGCGACATTAAGTATAGACATTTTAGTCCATTTATCGCGATCGCGGTAAGCTTCACTAACTTTTGCTTGACAATCGATATAGGATTGATAGTCAGCAAAGAGTAAATAGGGATCTTTCCAGAGTAGATTCTCTACGAAAGGACGAAATACCGAACTATCTCCACGGGAGAAGAAACCAGAACTAATTAAATCAATAACCTCTCTGAGTTGGGAATTTTGGTTGTAATAATCCCAGGGGTTATAACCTTGATTTCTTAGTTCTTTAACTTCCTCTGCGGTAAGTCCGAATAAGAAGAAGTTTTCTGCACCTACTTCCTCGCGTATTTCCACATTAGCACCATCTAGAGTACCGATAGTCAGAGCACCATTGAGGGATAATTTCATATTACCCGTTCCGGAAGCTTCATAACCCGCGGTAGAAATTTGCTCAGAGATATCAGCAGAGGGGAAGATAGCTTGGGAGTTGGTAACATTATAGTCTGGCACAAATACTACCTGGAGGCGATCGCCTACTATGGGGTCATTATTAACCACTTCAGCCACGGAGTTAATTAACTTAATAATCAACTTAGCCATATAGTAGCCAGGTGCTGCTTTACCACCGAAGATAAAGGTACGGGGGGTAATATCCAGGTTAGGATTGCGTTTAATTTGATTGTACAGAGTGATAATGTGGAGTACATTGAGGTGTTGACGCTTGTACTCGTGGATGCGTTTGATTTGTACATCAAATAGAGATTTAGGATTAACTATCACACCTGTTTTAGCTTCGATGCGTTTAGCCAAGTCAGCCTTATTATCTTGTTTAACTTGGGCCCAAGCTTTACGGAATTCTGCATCTTCAGCGAATTGTTCTATAGCGCGTAACTCATCGAGATGTTTAACCCAATGGTCACCGATTTTGAGGTTAATCAAGTTGGTAAGGCGAGGATTACACACTACCATCCAACGACGAGGAGTTACGCCATTAGTTTTATTGCTAACTTTTTCTGGCCAAAGTTCATAGACGTCTTTAAGTACGCTGATTTTTAACAATTCGGTATGTAATGCAGCCACACCGTTAATGGCAAAAGCCCCTAATGAAGCCAGATTAGCCATGCGCACGTATTTATCACCACTATCATCAATCAAAGAGAGACGAGAGAGTTTAGCCTCATCATTGGGGTATTGAATGCGTACTTGATCTAAGAAACGTTGATTTAGTTCGTAGATAATCTCTAGGTGACGAGGTAACAATTTACCAAAGATAGGCAGAGACCATTTTTCTAGAGCTTCAGGAAGTAGAGTATGGTTAGTATAGGCACAGGTTTTGCTAGTAATCTCCCAAGCTTTTGACCATTCTAGGTGATGTTCATCTACTAACAGACGCATCAATTCAGCCACCGCGATCGCAGGGTGAGTATCGTTAAGTTGAACAACAAATTTTTCGTGGAATGTATCGAGACTACGACCACTGTTGAGGTGAAGTCTAATCATATCTTGGAGAGAACTAGAAACAAAGAAGAATTGTTGTTCTAGACGTAATTCTTTACCTTCGATTTGTTCATCGTTAGGATAGAGAACTTTCGTGATGTTTTCTGAGGTTACTTTTTCTCTTACTGATCCGTAATAGTCACCGACGTTAAAAGATTGGAAGTCAAAAGATTCTATTGCTTCAGCCTTCCAGAGTCTCAGAGTATTACATGTATTAACACGATAACCGAGGGTAGGTGTATCATAGGGGATAGCTTTAACTACTTTAGCAGGGACCCAACGCACACGATAGTTACCCTGGTCATCGGTATAGGATTCGGTGTGACCACCTAGTTTGACTTCTACTGCTTCTTCGGGGTGGGGAATTTCCCAGGGGTTACCGAAGCGCAACCATTTATCGGTAATTTCTACCTGCCAACCATCGCAGAAGGTTTGGTCAAAGATACCATATTCATAACGGATACCATAACCGATCGCGGCTACTTCTAAACTAGAGAGTGACTCCATGTAACAAGCGGCTAGTCTTCCTAATCCACCGTTACCTAAACCTGGTTCTTCTTCTTGTTCGATTAGTTCGTTGAGATCTAAACCTGAATCTTCTACAGCGTTGCGAACTTGGTCATAGATATCGAGGTTAACTAAGTTGTTAGCTAGATGAGGTCCGAGGAGGAATTCTGCTGAGAGATAACAGACGATGCGGGTTTCTGGTTTAAAGTAAGCTTGGGTAGTCGCTAGCCATTTTTGCAACATACGGTCTCTGACTGTATAAGCTAGAGCCATATAATAGTCATTTTTGCTAGCGATACCTGGATATTTACCTTGAATATAGAAGAGGTTATCGGCGATCGCTCTTCTGATGGTAGGAATCAATATACCTGTGCGATCGTCTTCTATTTGGATTTGGGGTGAAAGAATGGGATTCATTGGTTAAGATTAAGTTAAATGTGTCTTGATAGAATAAATGGGAGCTTTGATACTCCCATCTATTTTTTTTAGTTTAGTAAGGCCATGTCCAGTGGACGATTTCGTCTCTGTCTATACCTTGCTCAAAAGCGTGGTTGAGATTTTCGATGATGGCGTTTTTCATACGTTCTTTGACGTAAGCGCCGCGTGATTGTAATTTAGGTACACGATCGATAACATCGATAACCAGGTTAAAGCGATCGACTTGGTTTCTGATGGCTAGTTCGAGAGGAGTATTGATATTACCCTCTTCTTTATAACCCCGTACGTGAATACGTTGTTGATTAGTACGACGGTAGGTCAATTTGTGAATCAACCAGGGGTAACCGTGGAAGTT containing:
- a CDS encoding glycogen/starch/alpha-glucan phosphorylase translates to MNPILSPQIQIEDDRTGILIPTIRRAIADNLFYIQGKYPGIASKNDYYMALAYTVRDRMLQKWLATTQAYFKPETRIVCYLSAEFLLGPHLANNLVNLDIYDQVRNAVEDSGLDLNELIEQEEEPGLGNGGLGRLAACYMESLSSLEVAAIGYGIRYEYGIFDQTFCDGWQVEITDKWLRFGNPWEIPHPEEAVEVKLGGHTESYTDDQGNYRVRWVPAKVVKAIPYDTPTLGYRVNTCNTLRLWKAEAIESFDFQSFNVGDYYGSVREKVTSENITKVLYPNDEQIEGKELRLEQQFFFVSSSLQDMIRLHLNSGRSLDTFHEKFVVQLNDTHPAIAVAELMRLLVDEHHLEWSKAWEITSKTCAYTNHTLLPEALEKWSLPIFGKLLPRHLEIIYELNQRFLDQVRIQYPNDEAKLSRLSLIDDSGDKYVRMANLASLGAFAINGVAALHTELLKISVLKDVYELWPEKVSNKTNGVTPRRWMVVCNPRLTNLINLKIGDHWVKHLDELRAIEQFAEDAEFRKAWAQVKQDNKADLAKRIEAKTGVIVNPKSLFDVQIKRIHEYKRQHLNVLHIITLYNQIKRNPNLDITPRTFIFGGKAAPGYYMAKLIIKLINSVAEVVNNDPIVGDRLQVVFVPDYNVTNSQAIFPSADISEQISTAGYEASGTGNMKLSLNGALTIGTLDGANVEIREEVGAENFFLFGLTAEEVKELRNQGYNPWDYYNQNSQLREVIDLISSGFFSRGDSSVFRPFVENLLWKDPYLLFADYQSYIDCQAKVSEAYRDRDKWTKMSILNVARMGKFSSDRSIRDYCNDIWHVQPLPIEISEYIQANAGLSVEKNGH
- a CDS encoding cyclic nucleotide-binding domain-containing protein, which gives rise to MLTPTQVIKSFVDTVEKKTIPAGEIIFAEGEIAELMYGLVEGEVEVIVNDKVIEVIQPGDVFGVGAIVRPDNKRESTTRAKTDCKIFTLDKITFLFLVQETPMFAIELMRSYSDRLVKLKHSV